The nucleotide sequence CGACCACGACCCCGACGTCGCGGCGACCAGCGGCGAGAAGCGGTACTCCTTCGGCGAGGTCTTCAAGGCGTGGTCGCCGTTCCTGATCCTGATGGCCGTCATGGGAATCTGGGGAACGCCCGCCTTCAAGAACCTGATCCTCAAGGACCTGAAGTGGCTCGTCGCCGTACCGCACTGGCCCGGCCTGGACGGTGTCGTCTGGAAGGCCGCCCCGATCGTGGTGGAGCCCGCGGCCTACGCGGCGAGCTACAAGTGGGAGTTCTTCACGGCTCCCGGCACGGCGATGCTCCTCTCCGCCCTCATCGCGATGGCGATCCTCCGGGTCGCTCCGTCCACGGGCCTCCGGGTGTTTCGCGCGACGCTGAAGCAGCTCGCCTTCTCGCTCGTCACGCTCGCCTCGGTCATCGGTCTCGGGTTCCTCGCGAACTACTCGGGGATGTCGTTCACGCTCGGTCTGGCCTTCGCCACCTATACGGGCAAGGCGTTCCCGATCTTCTCCCCGGTCATCGGCTGGCTCGGCGTCTTCCTGACCGGGTCGGTCACGTCCTCGGCGGCCCTCTTCGGGAAGCTGCAGCAGGTGACGGCGGAACACCTCGGCATGAACCCCATCCTGACGACTTCGGCAAACCTCTTCGGCGGGGTCATGGGCAAGCTGATCTCGCCCCAGTCCATCGCCGTGGCGTGCGCTGCCACGGGTCTCGTGGGAAGCGAGACGGACATCTTCCGCAAGACGATTCGCTACTCCCTGGTCCTTCTCGGGATCGTCATCCTCGTCGTGCTGCTGCAGGCCTTCGTCCTGCCCGGCATCCTTCCGACCGTCGTCCCGGCGGGATGACGGCCGCACCCCGACGAACACGCCGAGCAATGGAGGCTTGAATGACACAGGAGCTGACGATTCCCAAGGGCCTGGTCGACTCGAAGCCCGACGTCGCGGTCCTTCTCGACCTCGCCGACTACTACGCCCACCGCGCCCTGCCGGCGAGCGGCGTCGACAGCGACGTCGCCTACGACTGCCCGCGCACGCAGCTGATGGTGAGGACCGCGGTGAAAGGGACGACGATCGGTCG is from Holophagales bacterium and encodes:
- a CDS encoding lactate permease LctP family transporter; the protein is MQWHQNYSALAGSLLLTALVVAIPIAFLFWALAVKRMKGHVAGVATLLLTIAITVLVYGMPVSAALSASALGMVTGLFPIGWIILTAVFLFNLTVESGQFQVIKTSISYLSGDRRLQALLIAFSFSAFMEGVAGQGAPVAVAAAMLIGLGFPAIPAAVICLVANTPPVPFGPVGVPTTMMSTVTGIDLKTMARAIGYDMAFLAILIPFFTIVVMAGFKKAKEVLPACLVAGISYAATSYVFSTYFGPELPAIAASFVSLVTLVVFLSFWKPKTIWRFDHDPDVAATSGEKRYSFGEVFKAWSPFLILMAVMGIWGTPAFKNLILKDLKWLVAVPHWPGLDGVVWKAAPIVVEPAAYAASYKWEFFTAPGTAMLLSALIAMAILRVAPSTGLRVFRATLKQLAFSLVTLASVIGLGFLANYSGMSFTLGLAFATYTGKAFPIFSPVIGWLGVFLTGSVTSSAALFGKLQQVTAEHLGMNPILTTSANLFGGVMGKLISPQSIAVACAATGLVGSETDIFRKTIRYSLVLLGIVILVVLLQAFVLPGILPTVVPAG